GCCCAGGATGGTCTCGGAGCGGGCCCCTAGAGCGGTGGCGATGCGCACCATCTCCCGCAAGGCCAGGCAGACCAGGGAGGCCTTAGCGTTGGCCCCTAGGCTCTCGCACATGCCCAGGGCGATGGCATAGACGTTCTTTAAGGTAGCAGCCATCTCCACGCCGCAGACGTCGTCGGTAGCCAGCACCCGCACGCCCTGGCCCTCCAGGATGCGCCCGACGGCATGGGCCGCCTCTGGTGCCTGAGATGCCACCACCAGCACGGTGGGCCGGCGGCGCCCCACCTCATGGGAGAGGGCGGGGCCGCCCATGGTGGCGATGCGCGCCCCGGGCAGCTCCTGGGCCAGTACCTGGCTCATGCGCAGCCCCGTCCCCCCCTCGAGCCCCTTGGCCACGTTCAGGACCAGGCCGTTCTCCGATAAGTAAGGGGCGAGGCGACGGGCCACCTCCCGCACCGCCTGAGAAGGCACGGCCACCACAGCCATCTCTGCACCATCCATGGCCTCGGCAAGCCCTGTGGTGGCCGTGACCAGGCGATGCAGAAGTACCCCAGGGAGATATCGCGGGTTACGCCTCCAGCGGCCCATGTGGCCCACCACCTCCTCCTCGATGCCCCACATGGCCACCCGGTGGCCGTTGCTAGCCATCAGCTGGGCCAGGGCCGTCCCTATGGCCCCCGTGCCCAGGACGCATACCTTGCAGCTCATGCCCGCCGAAAGGAGTAAGTGGCCAGGTCGCGGGCCACCATGGTGTTGGCTAGACCGGCGGTGGTGAATTCCTCCCCTACGTGGCTGAGGACCAGCAGGGTGCGGGGGTGGAGGCTGCTCCGAAGCTGTAGGATATCGGCCAGGCCCATGTGCTCGGGGCCCTGTTGGGCATAGGTGCAGTCCACCACCATCACATCTGCCCCCTCCGAGAGCTCCACCAGGTCATAAGAGAGCTCGGCGTCGCCACTATAGGCCAGGGTCAGGTCGGGCAGCTCCATCCGATAGCCAAAGCACCTGAGCTTGCCTGTAGCGTGCTGCACCGCCTTGGCCCACACCCGTAGGCCATCCACCACCAGAGGCCCTTGTTCGTTTGCCTCTAGATAGATACGGCGGTAACCAGCATCCTGACGGGAGAGGTCGGGGAAGCAGCGGTCCAGGAAATCCTCCAGGAAGGGGCCGCCCCCTGGCGGCGTCACCACATACAGGTCGTCGCGACGAGGGCTCAGGTAGCAATATTCCAGGACGAGGAAGGGGAAGCCCATGAAGTGGTCGCCATGGAAGTGGGTGATGAATACAGCCCGCACCTGCGAGGGGGGTATGCCCAGCCTCTTGAGGTGGGGGAGGGTGGTGGGAGGGCAGTCGAACAGGTAGCGGCCGTTCACCAAAAAGCCACTCCAGTACCTTTGGGGGCTGGTGAAGGCGCTGCCCGTCCCCAGGAAGGTCACCTCGGCCATGGCCTCTGCGCCGCCATAATAACAGCGTTCCCCCCTTGGGGAAACAGCACCCCCACATGGGCACAAACCCGCCAGGGGACGACGCCAAGGGGGATAGAGCGCTGGCCTCAGTCGGCGGAGGGGAGGACCTTGGGCTGCAGCAGCTCCATGGCAGCGCCGCAACACTCCACGCTACCGTCCCCCGGCCGGATGCAGAGGACCTCAGTGCCGCAGGTGTTGCACCGGTAGCGCTTGCCCAACTGGTTGGCCATGACAGACACCCCCGAGCCTAGCCCTTCATCTGCATAGGCTGGCCGCAGCAGACCAGCTGACCTTCACCCCCGCGGGTGACGAT
The genomic region above belongs to Dehalococcoidia bacterium and contains:
- a CDS encoding NAD(P)H-dependent glycerol-3-phosphate dehydrogenase, which translates into the protein MSCKVCVLGTGAIGTALAQLMASNGHRVAMWGIEEEVVGHMGRWRRNPRYLPGVLLHRLVTATTGLAEAMDGAEMAVVAVPSQAVREVARRLAPYLSENGLVLNVAKGLEGGTGLRMSQVLAQELPGARIATMGGPALSHEVGRRRPTVLVVASQAPEAAHAVGRILEGQGVRVLATDDVCGVEMAATLKNVYAIALGMCESLGANAKASLVCLALREMVRIATALGARSETILGWAGLGDLLASGYSRKGRNVTLGRLLGRGGPWQPYLERTTVEGVQALGPLRYLLRERGLEAPILEAVAAVLEGREEAKATVRRLISSLPLAL
- a CDS encoding MBL fold metallo-hydrolase, with the translated sequence MAEVTFLGTGSAFTSPQRYWSGFLVNGRYLFDCPPTTLPHLKRLGIPPSQVRAVFITHFHGDHFMGFPFLVLEYCYLSPRRDDLYVVTPPGGGPFLEDFLDRCFPDLSRQDAGYRRIYLEANEQGPLVVDGLRVWAKAVQHATGKLRCFGYRMELPDLTLAYSGDAELSYDLVELSEGADVMVVDCTYAQQGPEHMGLADILQLRSSLHPRTLLVLSHVGEEFTTAGLANTMVARDLATYSFRRA
- a CDS encoding desulfoferrodoxin FeS4 iron-binding domain-containing protein, producing MANQVGKRYQCSVCGSEFIVTRGGEGQLVCCGQPMQMKG